From the Lathyrus oleraceus cultivar Zhongwan6 chromosome 4, CAAS_Psat_ZW6_1.0, whole genome shotgun sequence genome, one window contains:
- the LOC127073720 gene encoding replication protein A 70 kDa DNA-binding subunit B → MAKTVTPNAISTLQANPCPDSSSDLPDIVLQVLDLKHSGNRYMFSASDGKMKLKAIFPSNQSSEVLSGKIQNLGLIRILEYTLNDIPNKSEKYLFVIKCEAVSPALESEIKSEQPGITLKPKEGSGIDLKPKQSVVSKSAAQIVHEQHGNSAPAARMAMTRRVRPLVSLNPYMGSWTIKVSVTSKGALRTYRNARGEGCVFNVELTDEDGTQIQATMFNDAARKFYEKFVMGKVYYVSKGSLKVANKQFKTVQNDYEMTLNENSEVEEVASEASFVPETKFNFVPIDQLGPHVNKSDLVDVVGIVKNVSSTMSIRRKSNNETVPKRDITIADESKKTVVVSLWGDLATNIGQELLDIADKSPVVAIKSVKVGDFQGVSLSAISKSLVLIDPEVPEAQKLRCWYDSEGKDTAMAALSAGSINSNAGRSVYSDRVLLSHITSNPSLGAEKPAFFSIRVCINSIKPDQAMWYRACKTCNKKVTESIDAGYWCESCQKNDQECNLRYIMIARVTDKSGETYISAFNEEAERLIGCSADELGNLRSQEGEENPYQTKLKRAAWKSHLLRVSVSQNEYNNEKRQRITVRAVVPVDDFAAESKILLEDISKMVAAH, encoded by the exons ATGGCGAAAACTGTCACCCCAAACGCCATTTCTACCTTGCAGGCAAATCCGTGTCCTGATTCTTCATCAGATCTGCCTGATATCGTTCTTCAAGTTCTCGATCTCAAACACAGTGGAAACAGATACAT GTTCTCTGCTAGTGATGGAAAGATGAAACTGAAGGCAATTTTTCCATCGAACCAGTCCTCAGAGGTGCTCTCTGGGAAGATTCAGAACCTTGGACTTATCCGAATCCTTGAATATACTCTCAATGATATCCCTAATAAATCCGAGAA GTATCTATTTGTAATTAAGTGTGAAGCTGTTTCTCCTGCGCTTGAATCGGAGATTAAAAGTGAACAACCCGGTATCACTTTGAAGCCAAAGGAAGGATCTGGTATAGATTTAAAGCCGAAGCAGAGCGTTGTTTCAAAATCTGCTGCTCAGATCGTTCATGAGCAACATGGAAA TTCGGCTCCTGCTGCAAGAATGGCTATGACCCGTAGAGTGCGTCCTCTTGTTTCTTTGAATCCTTATATGGGTAGTTGGACAATCAAGGTCAGTGTTACAAGCAAAGGTGCCTTGCGTACGTATAGGAATGCTAGAGGAGAAGGATGTGTATTCAATGTTGAATTAACTGATGAAGAT GGTACACAGATTCAAGCAACGATGTTTAATGATGCGGCAAGGAAGTTTTATGAGAAGTTTGTAATGGGAAAGGTTTATTACGTTTCAAAAGGATCTTTGAAAGTTGCTAACAAACAGTTCAAAACTGTGcaaaatgattatgaaatgacACTGAATGAAAATTCTGAGGTGGAAGAGGTTGCCAGTGAAGCAAGTTTTGTTCCAGAGACAAAATTCAATTTTGTCCCAATTGATCAGTTGGGTCCTCACGTCAATAAGTCTGATCTTGTTG ATGTTGTTGGAATTGTTAAGAATGTGTCTTCAACTATGAGCATTCGAAGGAAGAGCAACAATGAGACTGTTCCCAAGCGTGACATTACTATTGCGGATGAAAG CAAGAAGACAGTTGTTGTGTCTTTGTGGGGTGATCTTGCAACCAACATAGGTCAAGAGTTATTGGACATTGCTGATAAATCTCCAGTGGTTGCAATCAAATCTGTGAAGGTTGGAGATTTTCAAG GTGTTTCTTTGTCAGCTATAAGCAAAAGTTTGGTCCTGATTGATCCAGAGGTACCTGAAGCTCAGAAGCTCAGATGCTG GTATGACTCTGAAGGCAAGGATACTGCAATGGCTGCTTTAAGCGCTGGCTCAATTAATTCCAATGCTGGTAGATCAGTGTACTCTGACCGTGTTCTGCTCTCTCACATAACCTCCAACCCCTCCTTGGGGGCTGAGAAG CCTGCTTTCTTTAGTATCAGAGTATGCATAAATTCCATAAAGCCAGACCAGGCAATGTGGTATCGTGCTTGTAAGACTTGCAATAAGAAAGTTACTGAGAGCATTGATGCTGGATATTGGTGTGAAAGTTGCCAGAAAAATGATCAAGAGTGCAACTTACG ATATATTATGATTGCTAGAGTTACTGATAAAAGTGGCGAGACATATATATCAGCCTTTAATGAAGAAGCTGAGAGGCTCATTGGGTGCTCTGCTGATGAGCTAGGCAATCTTAGATCACAG GAGGGAGAAGAAAATCCTTATCAGACTAAATTGAAGCGGGCTGCATGGAAATCACACCTCTTACGAGTTAGTGTTTCTCAGAATGAGTATAACAATGAGAAGAGGCAAAGGATAACAGTACGGGCAGTTGTCCCTGTTGATGACTTTGCTGCTGAGTCAAAAATTCTTCTTGAAGACATATCAAAGATGGTAGCGGCTCATTAA